From Alcaligenes faecalis, the proteins below share one genomic window:
- a CDS encoding winged helix-turn-helix domain-containing protein, protein MTVEQIFLLYDDKASLQQIALESEQWGVKVQTVETMEQCLSLAHSTSAERVFALMCQADNVFLHINRLRMDFPAAGVLVVRRDKMAGLERGHLLLAGADACFDQDALPVEVVACVQALRRRGYALQRSLQTVLAEPAKAGPVSQKKELEPELQLWDLMENGWTMLTPRGHSVMLTRGERRIVQVLFAVSPQTVERDRLFPLEEGREATARSVDVLISRLKRKITAMGEELPIRAVRGEGYAFVGKVSVACQELARVSLSMDEVYE, encoded by the coding sequence ATGACGGTAGAACAGATTTTTCTGTTGTATGACGATAAGGCTAGTTTGCAGCAGATCGCTTTGGAGTCGGAGCAGTGGGGGGTGAAGGTTCAGACGGTAGAGACGATGGAGCAGTGCTTGTCCCTGGCGCATTCGACCAGTGCCGAGAGGGTGTTTGCCTTGATGTGTCAGGCAGACAACGTTTTTTTGCATATCAATCGTTTACGCATGGATTTTCCAGCTGCGGGCGTCCTGGTTGTGCGACGCGACAAAATGGCCGGCCTGGAGCGAGGGCATTTGCTACTTGCCGGGGCTGATGCCTGCTTTGATCAGGACGCCTTGCCGGTGGAAGTGGTGGCCTGCGTGCAGGCGCTGCGACGTCGCGGCTATGCCTTGCAGCGAAGTTTGCAAACCGTTCTTGCGGAACCTGCCAAAGCCGGGCCTGTGTCTCAAAAAAAAGAGCTGGAGCCGGAGCTGCAATTATGGGACTTGATGGAGAACGGTTGGACCATGCTTACCCCCAGAGGCCACTCGGTCATGCTGACCCGTGGCGAGCGGCGTATTGTGCAGGTTCTCTTTGCCGTCAGTCCCCAAACTGTGGAGCGCGACCGTCTGTTTCCACTGGAGGAGGGACGGGAGGCAACTGCCCGTTCTGTGGACGTTTTGATCAGTCGCTTGAAACGTAAAATAACCGCGATGGGAGAGGAGTTGCCCATACGCGCGGTGCGGGGGGAAGGCTACGCTTTTGTAGGCAAAGTGTCCGTTGCCTGCCAGGAACTGGCGCGTGTCAGCCTTAGCATGGACGAGGTCTATGAATGA
- a CDS encoding sodium:solute symporter family protein, with amino-acid sequence MQEAEFFTLSTTTAILLLVGFYGATFLMSLMIGQKKENVDGYMVSNSAVGFGLSAASMIATWVWAASFYASATSGFKYGLSGPLHYGLWGALMILFIYPFGRRFRQLAPQAHTLAEVLHARHGSSSQMIMAISNVVGSGISLMVNFTAAGALVSILSPLTFIQGVLIAGLGVLSYTLWSGFRASVMTDFAQLVAMILSAVVIIPLIFFNAGGTEMIQANWWRLDSEQANFYSTKAILEQGAPYFVAVLAYAIGNQTIAQRLFAVREDLIKPTFLTATIGYGAVVIGLGMLGLLALFTGLQPVDGNMNNIIPQMASTYLPPFGIALFFILVVGSLSSTADSDLAALSAIMMTDIYAKNIARGRPKPARMLWWGRITMVVATMVGVIFASLRLDILVMLVFVGALWGAIVFPVIVSFYWDRVTNKAFSWSVLCAVVLFTIVRFELIPIEGVVAVFYEVIASIGGGVVAGLMAFAFFRSRIAIAIGVIATAILLPNFIGFLREYIVLLGSLTAYGVSAVVCVAISLRSQERFDFSVLAERVQSFHYDETPVPGKKQREVKGEPASARA; translated from the coding sequence ATGCAAGAGGCGGAGTTTTTTACGCTTTCAACTACAACGGCCATATTGTTGCTGGTCGGCTTTTATGGCGCGACCTTCCTGATGTCGCTCATGATCGGTCAAAAGAAAGAAAACGTGGATGGATACATGGTATCCAACAGTGCGGTGGGGTTTGGCTTGTCAGCAGCCAGCATGATCGCCACCTGGGTATGGGCGGCGTCGTTTTATGCCAGCGCAACCTCAGGTTTTAAATACGGGCTATCGGGCCCTTTGCATTACGGGCTATGGGGTGCCTTGATGATTCTGTTCATCTACCCCTTTGGCAGGCGTTTTCGCCAGCTGGCCCCGCAGGCACACACATTGGCCGAGGTGCTGCATGCACGGCACGGCTCCTCCAGCCAGATGATTATGGCGATTTCCAACGTGGTGGGCAGTGGTATCAGCCTGATGGTGAACTTCACCGCCGCGGGTGCGTTGGTCTCGATCCTTAGCCCTCTGACATTTATTCAAGGTGTGTTGATTGCCGGTCTGGGTGTGCTGTCTTATACCCTGTGGTCGGGTTTCCGTGCGTCGGTGATGACGGACTTTGCCCAGCTGGTCGCCATGATCTTGTCGGCCGTGGTCATTATTCCACTGATCTTCTTTAACGCCGGCGGCACAGAGATGATTCAGGCCAACTGGTGGCGTCTGGATTCCGAACAAGCCAACTTCTACTCGACCAAGGCCATTCTGGAGCAAGGTGCGCCGTACTTTGTGGCCGTGCTGGCTTACGCGATTGGTAACCAGACCATTGCGCAGCGCCTGTTTGCCGTGCGTGAAGACTTGATCAAACCCACGTTCCTGACCGCCACCATTGGCTATGGCGCCGTGGTGATTGGTCTGGGCATGCTGGGTCTGCTGGCGCTGTTCACCGGTCTGCAGCCAGTGGACGGGAACATGAACAACATCATCCCGCAGATGGCGTCCACTTACTTGCCGCCATTTGGCATCGCCTTGTTCTTCATCCTGGTGGTGGGCTCCCTGTCCTCCACGGCGGACTCGGACCTGGCTGCACTGTCGGCCATTATGATGACTGACATCTATGCCAAGAACATTGCCCGTGGTCGTCCAAAACCAGCTCGCATGTTGTGGTGGGGCCGTATCACCATGGTGGTTGCCACGATGGTGGGGGTGATCTTCGCCAGCCTGCGCCTGGATATTCTGGTGATGCTGGTGTTTGTAGGTGCCTTGTGGGGTGCGATTGTGTTCCCAGTCATCGTCAGTTTTTACTGGGACCGTGTCACCAACAAGGCCTTTAGCTGGTCGGTGCTGTGTGCCGTTGTGCTGTTTACGATCGTACGCTTTGAGCTGATTCCTATCGAAGGTGTGGTGGCGGTGTTCTATGAAGTGATCGCATCGATTGGTGGTGGCGTGGTTGCCGGTTTGATGGCATTCGCATTTTTCCGCAGCCGTATTGCGATTGCGATCGGTGTGATCGCCACGGCCATCTTGCTGCCCAACTTCATTGGTTTCCTGCGTGAATACATTGTCTTGCTGGGATCCTTGACGGCTTACGGCGTTAGCGCTGTGGTTTGTGTGGCCATCAGTTTGCGTAGTCAGGAACGTTTTGATTTTTCCGTACTGGCCGAGCGCGTGCAGTCCTTCCACTACGACGAAACTCCCGTACCGGGCAAGAAACAGCGTGAAGTGAAAGGCGAGCCGGCTTCGGCCCGTGCTTGA
- a CDS encoding putative transporter small subunit — MLMTIYFMVWPVMSAIILALLVGNLIRDWRRARKTGESMI; from the coding sequence ATGCTTATGACGATTTACTTTATGGTTTGGCCTGTCATGTCGGCCATTATCCTGGCCTTGCTGGTTGGCAACCTGATCCGCGATTGGCGCAGAGCCCGCAAGACGGGTGAGTCCATGATCTAA
- a CDS encoding LysE family translocator, which yields MQTYWPEFATLALIHVLAVIAPGPDFAVTIRQSVRLGRQAGIATAIGIGAGISVHVIYTLMGVGALLHSTPWLMSVAEVLGGAYLLYIGWGFLRQAHTPMEVSLAESGNGKPAAVSVRQSLTLGFMTNATNPKATLFFLAVFTTVVSASTPLTTQMLYGVWMCLVNAGWFVIVSLIFTNPGVRQRFLRMGTWFERITGILLLGFSVRLLVHAGQRILL from the coding sequence TTGCAAACCTATTGGCCGGAGTTCGCTACTCTGGCTTTGATACATGTTTTGGCCGTTATTGCCCCTGGGCCTGACTTTGCTGTCACCATCCGCCAAAGTGTGCGGCTGGGCCGCCAGGCCGGGATTGCCACTGCCATTGGCATTGGCGCAGGAATCTCCGTTCATGTGATCTATACCTTGATGGGCGTGGGCGCCTTGCTGCACTCCACCCCCTGGCTGATGAGCGTGGCCGAAGTCCTGGGCGGCGCATACCTGCTGTATATAGGCTGGGGATTTTTACGACAGGCCCATACCCCCATGGAAGTCAGTCTGGCCGAGTCCGGCAATGGCAAGCCCGCCGCTGTCAGTGTGCGTCAGTCCCTGACGCTGGGCTTCATGACCAACGCCACCAATCCTAAAGCCACGCTGTTCTTTCTGGCGGTGTTTACCACCGTGGTCAGCGCCAGCACGCCCTTGACGACCCAGATGCTCTACGGCGTGTGGATGTGTCTGGTCAACGCGGGCTGGTTTGTAATTGTCAGCCTGATCTTTACCAATCCCGGCGTACGCCAACGATTCTTGCGCATGGGAACCTGGTTTGAACGGATCACAGGCATCTTGCTGCTGGGCTTTTCAGTGCGTCTGCTGGTGCATGCAGGACAGCGCATCCTGCTCTAG
- a CDS encoding 2OG-Fe(II) oxygenase, giving the protein MQSLLNGELLAIRLSQFIDAPTSQKLGKQIIDKGFDRYVNAPSIGRIGMAFYEAENQPERMASYFEGVFDNIDELRHRCAPYLSPIDVLRCTLDEVWPAGATLETLYGKKMYVGLSRVVQPDVHFLAHHDILAKDAPGNYQAISLQGQLAANVYLKMPEQGGELQIWQTELSPEEFDQMRGDSYGIQPDLLGAPEVQIRPGPGDLIIFNSRKMHAVTPGKGDLRLSLSCFVGYRGPAMPLTFWS; this is encoded by the coding sequence ATGCAGTCCCTGCTAAATGGCGAACTCCTGGCCATTCGCCTGTCCCAGTTCATTGATGCGCCCACCTCACAAAAGCTGGGCAAGCAAATCATTGATAAAGGCTTTGATCGCTATGTGAATGCCCCCAGCATCGGCCGTATAGGCATGGCTTTTTACGAAGCCGAAAACCAGCCCGAACGCATGGCCTCTTACTTCGAGGGGGTTTTTGACAATATCGACGAGCTGCGTCACCGCTGCGCTCCCTACCTGTCCCCGATTGATGTACTGCGCTGCACGCTGGACGAGGTCTGGCCCGCCGGAGCCACGCTGGAGACGCTGTATGGCAAAAAAATGTATGTGGGTTTGTCGCGTGTGGTGCAGCCCGATGTGCACTTTCTGGCGCATCACGACATTTTGGCCAAAGACGCCCCCGGTAATTATCAGGCCATCAGTCTGCAAGGACAGCTGGCCGCCAATGTTTATTTAAAAATGCCTGAGCAAGGAGGTGAACTGCAGATCTGGCAAACCGAACTGAGTCCTGAGGAGTTTGATCAGATGCGGGGCGACAGCTACGGCATTCAACCTGACTTGCTGGGCGCCCCCGAAGTACAGATACGCCCCGGTCCGGGCGATCTGATTATTTTCAATTCTCGCAAAATGCATGCCGTCACCCCCGGCAAGGGCGATTTGCGCTTGAGCCTGTCTTGCTTTGTGGGATATCGCGGCCCGGCCATGCCGCTGACCTTTTGGAGTTAA
- a CDS encoding threonine--tRNA ligase, whose amino-acid sequence MAQNRDGHVLHYLHVRLPLGPAELHIDRDHRLEHARLHTAGHMIGHLVERIGWQAVKAHHWRGESRVVFRNPKNALPPFLDDLSNRCAEQIPLAQPISISFQEGRRQVAIGGLGQYACGGTHVENTSELNGLKIVRIKNKKDELSVHYEMMD is encoded by the coding sequence GTGGCACAAAACCGCGACGGCCATGTACTGCACTACCTGCATGTACGCCTGCCTCTGGGCCCCGCAGAACTGCATATCGACCGCGACCATAGACTGGAACATGCCCGGCTGCACACCGCTGGTCACATGATCGGCCATCTGGTTGAGCGCATTGGCTGGCAGGCCGTAAAGGCACATCATTGGCGTGGCGAGTCGCGTGTCGTCTTCCGTAACCCCAAAAACGCCCTCCCACCCTTCCTGGATGATTTATCGAACCGCTGTGCCGAACAGATCCCGCTGGCCCAGCCTATTTCCATCAGTTTTCAGGAAGGCCGACGTCAGGTTGCCATTGGCGGCCTGGGGCAATATGCATGTGGCGGCACCCATGTTGAAAACACATCCGAATTAAATGGATTGAAAATAGTCCGCATCAAAAACAAAAAAGATGAATTGAGCGTTCATTATGAAATGATGGATTAA
- a CDS encoding LysR family transcriptional regulator, translating into MSTSNLTSLMSDMVVFVKVVETGSFSEASRQLGYTPSAVSRSIARLEKGLGTRVLQRTTRKLRLSDSGQAIYEHARDMLSCAQAAMEISGQFQTEPEGQIRLSVPKAVGHFLIHPHMPDFLAAHPKVNVLMNLDDRYADLIDDQLDLAIRITDQPPPGLMGRHLTDIRHGLYASPDYLAEHSLPVHPQQLREHSCIYLGEAPSDSRWRFNKGGRVLNVSVSGRYAANHTGVRLDAVERGLGIGSLPCFVAKEPEQEGRIVRVLADWEFRTQYCGALWALYPPTRHLPPKLRLFVEFLAGRLGGSRTDVLRVPF; encoded by the coding sequence ATGAGCACAAGTAATCTCACTTCCCTGATGAGCGATATGGTGGTTTTTGTCAAAGTGGTGGAGACAGGCAGCTTTTCTGAAGCCTCTCGCCAGCTTGGCTATACCCCGTCGGCGGTCAGCCGTTCCATTGCGCGTCTGGAGAAAGGTCTGGGAACGCGCGTCCTGCAGCGCACGACACGCAAACTGCGCTTAAGTGATAGTGGTCAGGCGATTTATGAGCATGCCCGTGACATGCTGTCTTGTGCCCAGGCGGCGATGGAGATTTCGGGGCAGTTCCAGACCGAGCCAGAGGGGCAGATTCGTTTGAGTGTCCCCAAAGCAGTCGGGCATTTCCTGATTCATCCGCACATGCCGGATTTCCTGGCGGCGCACCCCAAGGTGAACGTGCTGATGAATCTGGATGATCGCTATGCAGACCTGATCGACGATCAGCTGGATCTGGCGATACGGATTACCGATCAGCCGCCGCCCGGTTTGATGGGGCGTCATCTGACTGATATTCGACATGGTCTGTACGCCAGTCCGGACTATCTGGCCGAGCACAGTTTGCCCGTGCATCCCCAGCAGTTGCGCGAACACAGCTGCATCTATCTGGGCGAGGCACCCAGCGATTCACGCTGGCGGTTCAATAAAGGCGGGCGGGTGTTGAATGTGTCGGTTAGCGGACGCTACGCGGCCAACCATACGGGCGTGCGTCTGGACGCGGTGGAACGGGGCTTGGGGATAGGCAGCCTGCCTTGCTTTGTGGCCAAGGAGCCCGAGCAGGAAGGGCGTATTGTGCGCGTGCTGGCCGATTGGGAGTTCCGCACTCAATATTGCGGTGCCTTGTGGGCCTTGTATCCGCCTACCCGCCATCTGCCCCCCAAGCTGCGCTTGTTTGTGGAGTTTCTGGCGGGGCGCTTGGGAGGCAGCAGGACGGATGTACTCAGGGTGCCGTTTTAG
- a CDS encoding carboxymuconolactone decarboxylase family protein, which translates to MARLPYADLNAPEAAPLVEQIIAERGSVLHLYQMLLHSPPIAKGWLNHLTGIRHNSSLPGDLRELVIMRVALLNRAPYEADQHAPIALAEGLSQAQLDALPDWQDSEAFTPIQRAVLAYTDAMTLNVQVEPAVFQDVRQYFDERLTVELTATIATYNMVSRFLEALHIHSDDSR; encoded by the coding sequence ATGGCCCGCCTACCTTATGCTGACTTGAACGCCCCCGAGGCTGCCCCGTTGGTAGAACAGATCATTGCAGAGCGTGGCAGCGTATTGCACCTGTACCAGATGCTGCTGCACAGCCCACCCATTGCGAAAGGCTGGCTAAATCACCTGACCGGCATACGCCACAACAGCAGCCTGCCAGGTGATCTGCGTGAGCTGGTCATCATGCGTGTCGCCTTGCTGAACCGCGCCCCATACGAGGCCGACCAACATGCCCCTATCGCGCTGGCAGAGGGCCTGAGCCAGGCCCAACTGGATGCCCTGCCTGACTGGCAGGACTCGGAGGCATTCACGCCCATCCAGCGGGCTGTACTGGCGTACACCGATGCCATGACCCTGAATGTGCAAGTGGAACCCGCTGTTTTTCAGGACGTACGCCAGTATTTCGATGAGCGACTGACGGTAGAGCTGACCGCCACTATCGCTACCTACAATATGGTGTCGCGTTTTCTGGAAGCCTTGCACATCCATTCCGACGACTCGCGCTAA
- a CDS encoding aspartate aminotransferase family protein, with protein sequence MTHVFHRNPKQTLPYAVKGDGIRIVDKEGKSYIDASGGAAVSCLGHSHPAVITAIKQQLDQIAYAHTSFFSSQAAEDLADFLSSRSPGDLNHVYFLSGGSEAVEASLKLARQYFVEIGQPERHIFIARRQSYHGNTLGALAIGGNEWRRKPFLPLLAPTQHVSPCYPYRDQRSDESAEQYADRLAQELDDMIQSLGSQNVAAFVGETVVGATAGALAPVGDYWKKIRQVCDKHGVLLILDEVMSGMGRTGYLFACEEDGVVPDIMAIAKGLGAGYQPIGAMLASDRIYQAILNGSGFFQHGHTYMGHATACAGALAVQQVIEQDQLLKNVRQRGEQLRRELHQALDSHPNVGDIRGRGLFVGIELVQDKASKQALDPGLKTHAKIKQYAFSQGLMLYPMGGTIDGVHGDHILLAPPFICTESDIQEIVKRLTQTIEHILPR encoded by the coding sequence ATGACACATGTTTTTCATCGCAACCCCAAGCAAACGCTGCCCTATGCCGTCAAAGGCGATGGCATCCGCATCGTGGACAAGGAAGGCAAATCGTATATAGACGCCAGTGGGGGTGCGGCCGTGTCCTGCCTGGGCCATAGCCACCCAGCCGTCATCACGGCCATCAAGCAGCAGCTGGACCAGATTGCCTACGCCCACACCTCTTTCTTCAGCAGCCAGGCTGCCGAGGATCTGGCGGATTTTCTCAGCAGCCGATCCCCAGGGGATCTGAATCACGTCTACTTTCTATCCGGCGGTTCTGAAGCTGTGGAAGCCAGTCTGAAACTGGCTCGGCAATACTTTGTGGAAATTGGCCAGCCCGAGCGTCATATTTTCATCGCCCGCCGCCAGAGCTATCACGGCAATACACTGGGCGCTTTGGCCATTGGGGGGAATGAATGGCGTCGCAAGCCCTTCCTGCCCCTACTGGCTCCAACCCAGCACGTTTCCCCCTGCTATCCCTACCGCGACCAACGCAGCGATGAAAGCGCCGAGCAATATGCGGACCGTCTGGCCCAGGAGCTGGACGACATGATTCAAAGTCTGGGCTCCCAGAATGTCGCCGCTTTTGTTGGCGAGACCGTGGTGGGCGCCACCGCCGGCGCCTTGGCCCCAGTAGGCGACTACTGGAAGAAAATCCGCCAGGTCTGCGACAAGCATGGCGTGCTGCTGATTCTGGACGAGGTCATGTCCGGCATGGGACGCACCGGCTATCTGTTCGCCTGCGAAGAGGACGGCGTAGTGCCGGACATCATGGCCATAGCCAAAGGTCTGGGCGCAGGCTATCAGCCTATCGGCGCGATGCTGGCCAGTGACCGGATTTATCAGGCCATCCTGAATGGCTCAGGCTTCTTCCAGCACGGGCATACCTATATGGGGCATGCCACGGCCTGCGCCGGTGCTCTGGCCGTACAACAAGTGATTGAGCAAGACCAGCTGCTGAAAAACGTTCGTCAGCGCGGCGAACAACTGCGGCGGGAACTGCATCAGGCCTTGGACAGCCACCCCAATGTGGGCGATATACGCGGCCGTGGCCTGTTTGTCGGGATCGAGCTGGTGCAAGACAAGGCCAGCAAGCAAGCGCTGGACCCAGGCCTGAAAACTCATGCCAAGATCAAGCAATATGCGTTTTCCCAGGGCCTGATGCTCTACCCTATGGGTGGCACGATAGATGGGGTGCATGGCGATCATATTTTGCTGGCGCCACCTTTTATCTGCACCGAGTCCGACATTCAGGAAATCGTGAAACGTCTGACGCAGACCATAGAGCACATCCTGCCTCGTTAA
- a CDS encoding MurR/RpiR family transcriptional regulator: protein MSVLAMNSLSTLTERIQAAFAAMSPQFQQSARYVLDHADQVPLLSMRQLAAQAQVQPATLLRFAQSLGFGGWAEFKAVFTQALHGQGARRYADQARAVVRNRNKEDRLAQALTAQMDNLALLREVNEARLPQAISLLAKAKRVFVAGFRASFAPAFSFHYQYRLFRPSIALLRGESGTLDMDLRALQKGDVLVLFGFAPYSQEAVLAHQAARQADAQILAICDSLLAPIAQQADATLLFGTDSPSFFPSLVAAQALVEVLLEQVLAKAGSRAVSGIELLENQLHQSGAYWK from the coding sequence TTGAGCGTATTGGCCATGAACTCCCTGAGCACCTTGACTGAGCGCATTCAAGCGGCGTTTGCCGCCATGTCGCCCCAGTTCCAGCAAAGCGCACGCTATGTGCTTGATCATGCCGATCAGGTGCCCTTGCTGTCCATGCGTCAGTTGGCAGCCCAGGCACAGGTACAGCCTGCAACCTTGCTGCGTTTTGCACAGTCTTTGGGCTTTGGCGGTTGGGCAGAATTCAAGGCCGTGTTCACCCAGGCTCTGCATGGCCAGGGGGCCCGCCGCTATGCCGATCAGGCGCGGGCGGTGGTTCGTAATCGGAACAAGGAAGATCGGCTGGCGCAGGCCTTGACCGCGCAAATGGATAATCTGGCGCTGTTGCGCGAGGTGAACGAAGCGCGGCTGCCCCAGGCTATCAGCTTGCTTGCCAAGGCGAAACGGGTTTTTGTTGCCGGGTTTCGGGCTTCTTTTGCGCCTGCTTTTTCCTTTCATTACCAGTACCGTTTGTTCCGGCCTTCCATTGCCTTGCTACGTGGGGAGTCGGGGACCCTGGATATGGATTTGCGTGCCTTGCAAAAGGGCGATGTGCTGGTCTTGTTCGGTTTTGCGCCCTATTCGCAGGAAGCCGTACTGGCGCATCAGGCGGCCCGGCAGGCAGATGCACAAATTCTGGCGATTTGCGATAGCTTGCTTGCCCCTATTGCGCAGCAGGCTGATGCCACATTATTGTTTGGAACCGACAGTCCGTCTTTCTTTCCTTCTCTGGTTGCTGCACAGGCGCTGGTGGAGGTTTTGCTGGAGCAGGTTCTGGCCAAGGCGGGCAGTCGTGCGGTAAGCGGTATCGAGTTGCTTGAAAATCAATTGCACCAGTCCGGTGCCTACTGGAAATAG
- a CDS encoding C45 family autoproteolytic acyltransferase/hydolase yields MAKLSYLELSGGPKEIGHSLGRFGAPAVHAYLLSSAAWQGIMQSKGTAVASQLAQYTERYFPRIWTELQGLALGLELPFEEVFLWNCRGDLWAMAPDGCTTVQMPAQGEPRLVHNEDGDPGFAGYCGVAKFIPDSGMSFVSFLYPASLPGHSFAVTQAGLAMTVNNVRARHVTAGVPRMVLTRAMLDQPDLDQAVGILQDHPRSGAFHLSLAQRGDPRLLSVEFSAEAVSVQTIEQNHLHANHAVHPSMQGFEQRITRSSELRQERGDQLLAQAGAALDPLTVLADQHHAEFPIWRCDPKDSDAENTLATVDIQVGSQSLKWQVYEDPTDEPVLKFADTTRIDLA; encoded by the coding sequence ATGGCTAAGTTGTCCTATCTGGAGTTAAGTGGTGGTCCCAAAGAAATTGGCCATTCTTTGGGACGTTTCGGAGCCCCTGCAGTGCATGCCTATTTGCTGAGTTCAGCAGCATGGCAAGGCATCATGCAATCAAAAGGGACGGCTGTAGCCAGCCAGCTGGCCCAGTACACCGAGCGCTATTTCCCCCGAATATGGACCGAGCTCCAGGGCCTGGCATTAGGTCTGGAGCTCCCATTCGAAGAAGTGTTTTTGTGGAATTGCCGTGGCGACCTGTGGGCCATGGCTCCCGATGGTTGCACCACCGTACAAATGCCGGCCCAGGGCGAACCTCGCCTGGTGCATAACGAAGATGGTGATCCAGGGTTTGCCGGTTACTGCGGGGTGGCCAAATTCATCCCCGACAGCGGCATGTCCTTTGTCTCCTTCCTGTACCCCGCCTCCTTGCCAGGTCACAGCTTTGCGGTGACACAGGCAGGCTTGGCCATGACCGTCAATAATGTGCGCGCCCGTCATGTGACCGCAGGGGTGCCGCGCATGGTTCTGACCCGTGCCATGCTGGATCAGCCCGATCTGGATCAGGCGGTGGGTATCCTGCAGGATCATCCCCGTTCCGGCGCTTTCCATTTGAGTCTGGCGCAGCGTGGCGATCCGCGCTTGCTGAGTGTGGAATTTAGTGCCGAGGCCGTTTCTGTGCAGACCATTGAGCAGAACCATCTGCACGCCAATCATGCGGTACATCCGTCCATGCAAGGCTTTGAACAGCGTATTACCCGGTCTTCCGAGCTGCGGCAGGAGCGTGGGGATCAGTTGCTGGCACAAGCAGGTGCTGCACTTGATCCTTTGACGGTCCTGGCGGATCAGCACCATGCGGAATTTCCGATCTGGCGCTGTGACCCTAAGGACAGCGACGCGGAAAACACCCTGGCAACTGTGGATATTCAGGTGGGCAGCCAGTCCTTGAAGTGGCAGGTCTACGAAGACCCCACGGACGAGCCTGTGCTGAAATTTGCGGATACCACTCGCATTGATCTAGCCTGA
- a CDS encoding cob(I)yrinic acid a,c-diamide adenosyltransferase: MSTRLSIISTRTGDDGTTGLGDGSRLPKTAPLIHALGDVDELNSHIGVLRSMALPEDVDSLLSDIQHDLFDMGAELCIPGHQVIGSAHVERLDQAIRHYNEPLGILKEFILPGGSPAAAQAHVLRCVARRAERSVVAVPSEALPQDSPRLYLNRLSDLLFVLARTLNRHAGRSDVLWEPKRNEADKD, translated from the coding sequence ATGTCCACACGACTTTCCATTATCAGCACCCGCACCGGCGACGATGGGACAACAGGTTTGGGCGACGGCAGCCGCCTGCCCAAAACCGCTCCCCTGATCCACGCCCTGGGCGACGTGGATGAGCTGAACAGCCATATTGGTGTCTTGCGCAGCATGGCGCTGCCAGAAGATGTCGATAGCCTGCTGTCCGATATCCAGCACGACTTGTTCGATATGGGAGCTGAACTGTGCATTCCTGGCCATCAGGTCATAGGTAGTGCCCATGTAGAGCGTCTGGATCAGGCGATTCGCCACTACAACGAGCCTTTGGGCATACTCAAAGAGTTCATTTTGCCGGGCGGCAGCCCGGCAGCCGCACAAGCCCATGTGCTGCGCTGTGTGGCACGTCGTGCGGAACGTAGTGTTGTTGCTGTGCCCTCTGAGGCATTGCCACAGGACAGTCCGCGCTTGTACCTGAACCGCCTGTCGGATTTATTGTTTGTGTTGGCGCGTACCTTGAACCGCCATGCTGGCCGCTCTGACGTACTGTGGGAGCCCAAACGCAACGAGGCTGACAAGGACTGA